The following coding sequences lie in one Treponema socranskii subsp. buccale genomic window:
- a CDS encoding RpiB/LacA/LacB family sugar-phosphate isomerase yields MKIGFGSDHSGVALKHILMEYVRNKGYECVDYGAADSKVPANYAEFGLKVAEAIKSREVEKGVMVCGSGVGISLAANKVPGVRAAACSEPCTAKLAVEHSDINAVAMGVCIVGPEEAKMIVDAFLDARFEGGVYTERVDTLSAIERKYGK; encoded by the coding sequence ATGAAAATCGGATTCGGAAGCGATCATTCGGGGGTTGCATTAAAACATATTTTAATGGAGTACGTTCGCAATAAAGGATATGAATGCGTCGATTACGGTGCGGCGGATTCGAAGGTTCCGGCAAACTATGCCGAATTCGGCTTAAAGGTTGCCGAAGCGATTAAATCGCGCGAAGTTGAAAAAGGCGTGATGGTGTGCGGATCGGGCGTCGGCATTTCTCTTGCCGCAAACAAGGTTCCGGGAGTAAGAGCCGCGGCGTGCAGCGAACCGTGTACGGCAAAGCTCGCCGTCGAACACAGCGACATAAATGCGGTCGCCATGGGCGTATGCATCGTCGGACCCGAAGAAGCGAAAATGATTGTCGACGCCTTTCTCGATGCCCGCTTTGAAGGCGGCGTCTACACGGAACGGGTCGACACTCTTTCCGCTATAGAAAGAAAATACGGCAAATAA
- a CDS encoding four-carbon acid sugar kinase family protein, with the protein MIILADDLTGANDTAVQYKNCGASSIVSVGMPDSESMPRFAGYDVIAVNTDSRAMSSTKAYDAVYEVCRFFNKNGAAAPYKKIDSVLRGNPGTELEAVMDSFKSDFAFVCPAYPGNGRIVKNGILYAGDDKIDAVKTVAGDMKRTVRSVPLETVRGGAAVVRKYMLDEASKSGASVFVFDACSESDLKSIYDAASLFSEKYVLCGSAGLARFDAMRFAKKEKEAAENLPLKDGFTLVISGSRNKKTRIQFQKLCDYVRTRCIVADTKAIKYGGESKVLNDCFEKAARRIAAGDTTLLVALSSLFEDFTIVLKDSDENYREADVLSRALGRLAARIYESFPLRAIISCGGDTTVRLCNALGAFGIEPVCEIVPGTPLGVLVGGEADSLPIITKSGGFGSDSVLTECVDFLLKHNHGERK; encoded by the coding sequence ATGATTATACTTGCGGATGATTTAACCGGCGCGAACGATACTGCCGTTCAATATAAAAATTGCGGAGCGTCTTCAATTGTGAGCGTGGGTATGCCCGATTCCGAAAGTATGCCGCGTTTTGCCGGGTACGATGTCATTGCGGTAAATACGGACAGCCGCGCCATGTCGAGTACAAAGGCCTATGACGCCGTTTACGAGGTGTGCCGGTTTTTTAATAAAAACGGAGCCGCCGCTCCGTATAAAAAAATCGATTCGGTGCTGCGGGGGAATCCGGGTACGGAACTCGAAGCGGTTATGGATTCGTTCAAAAGCGATTTTGCGTTTGTGTGTCCGGCCTATCCCGGAAACGGACGCATCGTCAAAAACGGCATATTGTATGCCGGAGACGATAAAATCGATGCGGTAAAAACCGTTGCGGGCGATATGAAGCGTACCGTGCGTTCGGTGCCGCTTGAGACCGTTCGGGGCGGCGCGGCGGTCGTCAGAAAATATATGCTTGACGAAGCTTCGAAATCCGGCGCTTCCGTTTTCGTGTTCGACGCATGTTCGGAAAGCGATTTGAAATCGATATATGATGCCGCTTCTCTTTTTTCCGAAAAATATGTGCTGTGCGGATCGGCCGGGCTTGCACGTTTCGATGCCATGCGTTTTGCGAAAAAGGAAAAAGAGGCGGCTGAAAACTTGCCGTTGAAGGACGGCTTTACGCTCGTCATTTCCGGTTCGCGCAATAAAAAAACGCGTATACAATTTCAAAAGCTGTGCGACTATGTACGTACGCGCTGCATCGTTGCGGATACGAAAGCGATAAAATACGGCGGCGAGAGTAAAGTTTTGAACGATTGCTTTGAAAAAGCCGCTCGTAGAATCGCAGCGGGAGATACGACGCTTCTTGTCGCGCTTTCGAGTTTGTTTGAAGATTTTACGATTGTACTCAAAGACAGCGATGAAAATTACCGCGAAGCGGACGTTCTGTCGCGTGCTTTGGGCAGACTTGCCGCGCGCATATACGAATCGTTCCCGCTTCGGGCGATCATTTCATGCGGCGGCGATACGACGGTGCGGCTGTGCAATGCGCTGGGCGCTTTCGGTATCGAGCCCGTTTGCGAAATCGTGCCGGGAACGCCGCTCGGTGTCCTGGTCGGGGGCGAGGCGGACTCGCTTCCGATTATCACAAAATCCGGCGGCTTCGGAAGCGATTCGGTGCTGACCGAATGCGTCGATTTTTTATTAAAACATAATCACGGTGAGAGGAAGTAA
- a CDS encoding iron-containing alcohol dehydrogenase, translating to MISYLKIPSELHAGAGSIEKLADIVKRDSVKRVLLFTDKGIRAAGLCDGVIAILERENVDCRIFDGITAEPSVYDVDAVIKEAGGVQGDLVVAVGGGSTMDTAKLAAVLIGAPYTVFDLVNDPSLAQKRMRAVFIPTTCGTGSEATQNAIVAIPEESSKKGIVNPALIPDGVILDVNMIARLPKSIVAATGVDALAHCVECYTSNKATVLSNEYARAGARLIFSSIEKAYTDPADLDAKMNMLLGAFYGGVAITGSGTTAVHALSYSLGGKYHIAHGVSNAILFARVMDFNCDACIKELAELCDTIHPESARESAEEKSKYVVRRIAEIVKNTEIPVSLKKFGITKEDVDFLVTAGSQQQRLLVNNRKKLSLDDIRMIYESVIE from the coding sequence ATGATAAGTTATTTGAAAATACCGTCCGAACTGCATGCGGGGGCGGGCAGCATTGAAAAACTTGCCGACATTGTAAAGCGCGATTCCGTAAAGCGTGTCCTTTTGTTTACGGACAAAGGCATCAGGGCGGCAGGGCTTTGCGACGGAGTTATCGCAATTTTGGAAAGAGAGAACGTCGACTGCAGAATATTCGACGGTATCACAGCCGAACCGTCCGTCTATGATGTCGATGCGGTTATAAAAGAAGCGGGCGGAGTGCAGGGCGATCTCGTCGTCGCCGTCGGCGGCGGCAGCACTATGGATACGGCAAAATTGGCTGCCGTTCTTATCGGTGCGCCGTACACGGTATTCGATTTGGTAAACGATCCTTCTCTTGCACAAAAACGTATGCGAGCGGTTTTTATTCCGACGACATGCGGTACCGGTTCGGAAGCGACCCAAAACGCGATCGTCGCGATCCCCGAAGAAAGCAGTAAAAAAGGCATCGTCAATCCGGCACTCATCCCCGACGGAGTTATCCTCGACGTCAATATGATCGCCCGTCTTCCGAAGAGCATCGTCGCCGCAACGGGAGTCGACGCGCTCGCGCACTGCGTCGAATGCTATACATCGAATAAAGCAACCGTGTTGAGCAACGAATATGCGCGTGCCGGTGCCCGTCTTATCTTTTCTTCGATCGAAAAAGCGTATACCGACCCGGCCGATCTCGATGCGAAGATGAACATGCTTCTCGGTGCATTTTACGGCGGAGTCGCAATTACCGGCAGCGGAACTACTGCGGTACACGCGCTTTCGTATTCCCTCGGCGGGAAATACCATATTGCGCACGGCGTTTCAAATGCGATTTTATTTGCGCGGGTTATGGATTTCAACTGCGATGCGTGCATCAAAGAACTCGCCGAATTATGCGATACGATTCATCCCGAATCTGCCCGCGAAAGCGCCGAAGAAAAAAGTAAATACGTTGTACGGCGTATTGCGGAGATCGTTAAAAATACGGAGATTCCGGTAAGCTTAAAAAAATTCGGCATCACAAAAGAGGACGTCGATTTTCTCGTAACGGCAGGTTCTCAGCAGCAGCGGCTCCTTGTCAACAACCGCAAAAAGTTGAGCCTCGATGATATCCGCATGATTTATGAAAGCGTTATCGAATAA
- the pdxA gene encoding 4-hydroxythreonine-4-phosphate dehydrogenase PdxA produces the protein MNERPIIGITMGDPAGCGPELSVKALRNPDVYKMCRPFVVGDVKMIEDSLRILKDTSTKINRIASVKEAKFELGTIDVYHLELVDMSKFEYGKVSAMCGEAAFQCVIKVIDLAMKGEIDGTVTNAFNKEAINLAGHHYSGHTEIYADYTHTKKYAMMLAGDDLRVVHVSTHVSLREACDRAKKERELECIRLANQACKQLGIARPKVGVCGLNPHAGENGLFGDEEIKEITPAIEQAESEGIDVDGPLPADTAFSKARGGWYDVLVVQYHDQGHIPLKVLGFVYDKAAKKWGAVTGVNITLGLPIIRVSVDHGTAFGHAGQGIQNELSLLNSIQYATSFAKNRNIK, from the coding sequence ATGAACGAAAGACCGATTATCGGCATTACGATGGGAGATCCCGCAGGCTGCGGTCCCGAACTGTCGGTAAAAGCGCTGCGCAATCCGGACGTCTATAAAATGTGCCGGCCATTCGTCGTCGGCGACGTAAAGATGATCGAAGATTCGCTGCGCATTTTAAAAGACACATCGACGAAGATCAACCGCATCGCATCAGTCAAAGAGGCGAAGTTCGAACTCGGTACGATCGACGTGTATCATCTCGAACTCGTCGATATGTCGAAATTCGAATACGGAAAAGTGAGCGCCATGTGCGGAGAAGCCGCGTTTCAATGCGTCATAAAGGTTATCGATTTGGCGATGAAAGGCGAAATCGACGGCACGGTAACGAATGCGTTTAATAAAGAAGCGATCAATCTTGCGGGGCATCATTACAGCGGACATACGGAAATATATGCCGATTATACGCATACGAAAAAATATGCGATGATGCTCGCCGGAGACGATCTTCGCGTCGTACATGTATCGACTCACGTATCGCTGCGGGAAGCGTGCGACCGCGCGAAAAAAGAGCGGGAGCTCGAGTGCATACGTCTTGCAAATCAGGCGTGCAAACAGCTCGGCATAGCACGTCCGAAAGTAGGCGTCTGCGGTCTTAACCCCCATGCGGGAGAAAACGGTTTGTTCGGTGACGAAGAAATCAAGGAAATTACTCCGGCAATAGAACAGGCGGAAAGCGAAGGCATCGATGTCGACGGGCCGCTTCCCGCCGATACGGCGTTTTCGAAAGCGCGCGGCGGCTGGTACGACGTACTCGTCGTTCAGTACCACGATCAGGGACACATACCGCTGAAAGTGCTCGGTTTCGTATACGATAAAGCGGCAAAAAAATGGGGAGCCGTAACCGGCGTCAATATAACGCTCGGCTTGCCGATCATTCGCGTATCCGTCGATCACGGAACGGCCTTCGGCCATGCGGGGCAAGGTATTCAAAACGAATTGAGTTTGCTGAATTCGATTCAATATGCGACTTCGTTCGCCAAAAATCGAAATATCAAATAA
- a CDS encoding RipA family octameric membrane protein: MIDNYWECMGLLPDPSVNCKKHREEAYKRAHKIRQFEIQLFWTRGTYYWAFILAAFTAHFALLSLLFNAERYPFSLCNVYNLPRLSLFALIITSLFCYFFSLCWVLMNKGSKFWQENWEKQIYALETEFSGSLYRTMLNTENKDDFCACTWSLKPYNYSVTKITALTSIVLVIASGFMNLFYVVIFALRLCKISSTVCFTKISIVHWICLIGAILAWLLIVVAVPCLTEGNKKKEQQVNKWRNI, from the coding sequence ATGATCGATAATTATTGGGAGTGTATGGGATTGCTTCCCGACCCTTCCGTAAACTGCAAAAAACACAGAGAAGAGGCATATAAACGTGCCCATAAAATACGGCAATTTGAAATACAATTGTTTTGGACGCGCGGAACCTATTATTGGGCATTTATTCTTGCCGCTTTTACCGCGCATTTTGCCTTATTGAGTTTGCTGTTCAATGCGGAGCGTTATCCGTTTTCTTTGTGTAACGTGTATAATTTGCCGAGGCTTTCTCTTTTTGCATTGATAATAACTTCTTTATTCTGCTATTTTTTTTCACTTTGTTGGGTATTAATGAATAAAGGGTCAAAATTTTGGCAAGAAAATTGGGAAAAACAGATTTATGCGTTAGAAACCGAATTTTCGGGAAGCTTATATCGGACAATGCTTAATACGGAGAATAAAGACGATTTTTGTGCCTGCACATGGAGTTTAAAACCGTATAACTATTCCGTTACAAAAATAACGGCACTTACTTCAATTGTGTTGGTGATTGCCTCGGGCTTTATGAATCTTTTTTATGTGGTGATATTTGCTTTGCGTCTTTGCAAAATAAGCAGCACAGTTTGTTTTACGAAGATTTCCATTGTACATTGGATTTGTTTAATCGGTGCGATCCTTGCATGGCTTTTGATTGTTGTAGCGGTACCCTGTCTGACAGAAGGAAATAAAAAGAAAGAGCAACAGGTAAATAAATGGCGAAATATATAA
- a CDS encoding ribosomal protein L7/L12 translates to MRTCLRKIGILAAAILFAASVSLALLFTACSNNAGGNTGGGTPAAVSYRIIFRVDGGHGTLKAKAEGVAETATSPISVEKDKTVTFIAAPESGYRVEKWTVTPESALIAEGKAGNTLAKVKITANTKVNVNFTNDLYTVTLENIDPTKKEAVIKAVSEITGSTLEEAKTLVESAPKVLKENITEAEADEIIAKIAKAGGTASRPERYTVALTPGEHGTVTANPVIPASGKVDKDTEITFTAVSESGYKVDTWTITPASALQEGGTAGSSTAKVKITAATTVNVSFTKEGYAVTFDAKGGTPVPAAQTVKYKEKASVPSPEPTKEGHTFEGWYNKDGDSLWDFAVNEVTQNTELYAKWRINTYPVTFNATPPNGTLKAEIAGTAIASGKPIEYGKTVTFTADPATGYKVDKWTITPASALQEGGTAGSQTAKVKITADTNVNVSFTLKTYPVTFSVDGGHGTLKAELAGSAIASGQPVEYGKTVTFTAGPASGYKVDTWTITGGTFEEGGTPGSTTAKVKITADINVNVTFTSLYEPVAFGTNGTGLDTYLKNTAPHTDGICYIKVTGLTPADLKGGSSYPIKPSALGKILKDNPTKKVALKLEEIPGLTDMTACFLNCTNLIQAPVIQSSVTNMTRCFEGCTGLTQAPVIPGSVIIMAACFGGCTSLTQAPVLPNGVTDIRGCFSGCYRLTQAPVIPESVTYMTNCFGGCTSLTQAPVIPSSVTDMQSCFKSCTSLRQAPVIPSSVTNMSKCFFDCENLYYAPVFAASASVTDMTSCFESCYRLTQAPVLPNGVTNMENCFSHCTSLTQAPVIPSSVTNMESCFFGCTSLTQAPDIPSSVTNMTRCFEGCEKLYHAPVFAASASVTDMKCCFQDCKRLVSAPKIPNGVTNMFGCFSDCKSLTRAPVIPNGVTDMRFCFSGCWNLTLPPTIPNSVTRMFGCFEGCESLTYANEIPSSVTNMTRCFRDCKNLTFVTLKCDYVADNFNEAFSGCTKLTAGSIKVPADQLQTYRNNATIMGALKDRFIAE, encoded by the coding sequence ATGAGAACCTGTTTAAGGAAAATCGGAATACTTGCGGCGGCGATTTTGTTTGCCGCATCGGTATCGTTGGCACTGCTGTTTACCGCCTGCTCGAATAACGCGGGCGGAAATACGGGAGGCGGAACGCCCGCGGCCGTATCGTACCGCATAATCTTCCGCGTGGACGGCGGGCACGGCACGCTCAAAGCAAAGGCGGAAGGCGTTGCGGAAACGGCAACAAGCCCTATAAGCGTCGAAAAGGACAAAACCGTAACTTTTATCGCGGCACCGGAAAGCGGTTACAGAGTTGAAAAGTGGACTGTAACACCGGAGTCTGCGCTGATCGCGGAAGGAAAGGCCGGCAACACCCTTGCAAAAGTCAAAATCACCGCAAACACAAAGGTGAACGTAAACTTTACAAATGATTTATACACGGTAACTTTGGAAAACATCGATCCTACAAAGAAAGAGGCCGTTATAAAAGCGGTAAGCGAAATTACCGGCAGTACTCTTGAAGAAGCAAAAACGCTTGTAGAAAGCGCACCGAAAGTGCTTAAAGAAAACATAACCGAGGCGGAAGCGGATGAAATAATTGCAAAAATTGCCAAAGCAGGCGGTACGGCATCAAGACCCGAGAGATACACCGTAGCGCTAACACCCGGAGAACACGGAACAGTGACTGCAAATCCCGTAATTCCTGCAAGCGGCAAAGTTGACAAAGACACGGAGATCACCTTTACCGCGGTTTCCGAGTCGGGCTACAAAGTCGACACGTGGACAATAACCCCCGCTTCCGCACTGCAAGAAGGCGGCACAGCCGGAAGTTCGACTGCAAAAGTAAAGATAACCGCGGCAACAACGGTAAACGTGAGCTTTACCAAAGAGGGATACGCAGTAACATTTGATGCAAAAGGCGGAACTCCCGTACCTGCGGCACAAACCGTAAAGTACAAAGAAAAAGCAAGTGTGCCGTCGCCTGAGCCGACAAAAGAAGGTCATACCTTTGAAGGCTGGTACAACAAAGACGGAGACAGTCTTTGGGATTTTGCCGTAAACGAGGTAACACAAAACACCGAACTGTACGCAAAGTGGCGGATAAATACATATCCCGTAACCTTCAACGCTACACCGCCGAACGGCACGCTCAAAGCGGAAATTGCCGGCACCGCAATCGCTTCGGGGAAGCCGATTGAATACGGCAAAACCGTAACCTTTACCGCGGATCCTGCAACAGGCTACAAAGTTGACAAGTGGACAATAACCCCCGCTTCCGCACTGCAAGAAGGCGGCACAGCCGGAAGTCAGACTGCAAAAGTAAAAATAACCGCCGACACAAATGTGAATGTGAGTTTTACCCTGAAGACATATCCCGTAACCTTCAGCGTGGACGGCGGACACGGCACGCTTAAAGCGGAACTTGCCGGCAGCGCAATCGCTTCGGGGCAGCCCGTTGAGTACGGCAAAACCGTAACCTTTACCGCAGGTCCCGCATCAGGCTACAAAGTCGACACATGGACAATTACCGGCGGAACATTTGAAGAAGGCGGCACACCCGGAAGTACGACTGCAAAAGTAAAGATAACCGCCGACATAAATGTGAACGTTACCTTTACCTCACTTTACGAGCCGGTAGCTTTCGGAACAAACGGTACAGGTTTGGACACCTATCTTAAAAATACCGCACCGCATACAGACGGCATTTGTTACATAAAAGTAACCGGACTTACGCCGGCGGATTTAAAGGGAGGTAGTAGCTATCCTATCAAACCGAGCGCACTCGGAAAAATACTAAAGGATAACCCGACTAAAAAGGTGGCTCTTAAATTGGAAGAAATACCCGGTCTTACCGATATGACCGCCTGCTTTCTCAACTGCACAAACCTTATTCAAGCTCCGGTGATTCAAAGCAGCGTTACCAATATGACCAGATGCTTTGAAGGCTGCACAGGCCTTACGCAAGCTCCGGTAATTCCTGGCAGCGTTATCATTATGGCAGCCTGCTTTGGCGGCTGCACAAGCCTTACGCAAGCTCCGGTGCTCCCAAACGGCGTTACCGATATACGAGGCTGCTTTTCCGGCTGCTACAGACTTACTCAGGCTCCTGTGATTCCGGAGAGCGTTACGTATATGACCAACTGCTTTGGCGGCTGCACAAGCCTTACTCAAGCTCCGGTGATTCCAAGCAGTGTTACCGATATGCAAAGCTGCTTTAAAAGCTGCACAAGCCTTAGGCAAGCGCCGGTGATTCCAAGCAGCGTTACCAATATGAGCAAGTGCTTTTTCGACTGCGAGAATCTTTATTACGCTCCCGTATTTGCTGCTTCCGCCAGCGTTACCGATATGACCAGCTGCTTTGAAAGCTGCTACAGACTTACTCAAGCTCCCGTGCTCCCAAACGGCGTTACCAATATGGAAAACTGCTTTTCCCACTGCACAAGCCTTACTCAAGCTCCGGTGATTCCAAGCAGCGTTACCAATATGGAAAGCTGCTTTTTCGGCTGCACAAGCCTTACTCAAGCTCCCGATATTCCGAGCAGCGTTACCAATATGACCAGATGCTTTGAAGGCTGCGAGAAGCTTTATCACGCTCCCGTATTTGCTGCGTCCGCCAGCGTTACCGATATGAAATGCTGCTTTCAAGACTGCAAAAGACTTGTTTCCGCTCCTAAGATTCCCAACGGTGTTACCAATATGTTCGGCTGCTTTTCTGACTGCAAAAGCCTTACTCGAGCTCCGGTGATTCCAAACGGCGTTACCGATATGCGCTTCTGTTTTTCCGGCTGCTGGAACCTTACTTTGCCCCCTACGATTCCAAACAGCGTTACCCGTATGTTTGGCTGCTTTGAGGGCTGCGAAAGCCTTACTTACGCTAATGAGATTCCAAGCAGCGTTACCAATATGACTCGGTGCTTTCGAGACTGCAAAAATCTTACGTTTGTTACGCTAAAGTGCGATTATGTTGCGGATAATTTTAACGAGGCTTTCTCCGGTTGCACAAAACTGACGGCAGGCAGCATAAAAGTTCCGGCGGACCAGCTCCAAACGTATAGGAATAATGCCACGATTATGGGGGCTCTCAAAGACCGGTTTATTGCGGAGTAA
- a CDS encoding IS110 family transposase, with protein MTVYIGVDLHKTQFTVHERTEETVESIEQIKQYPTTEVGYAAFLARITEYKIGGFTVKIGVESTGNTRFFKAQVEKVGAHVTVINTLKFKVINESTKKTDKHDASTISEFLSKDMLPESYLCSKGTENLRRLLKSRERLVHSIVGQKNEIHALLVSMGLQDESRSLQSKKGRQEVLDTLSSRSDLVLEAQSVKLMIEIIEQMSQSVKLIEKQLSELTKDDEMVSRLMTIRGCGKITAWIIRSYTEDIGRFASAKKYAAFCGLVPWVQDSNETVRHGRITKRGPQELRTAYVQLVLGIRRCKDTSGWRIMQRLDYMKKNKGSGKSIVAAARKMAEIVWALLTGKQDFDSTKMMGRYKPMSLAEQALVAMN; from the coding sequence ATGACAGTTTACATTGGCGTTGATTTGCACAAAACACAGTTTACCGTGCATGAGCGGACAGAGGAAACGGTTGAAAGCATTGAGCAGATCAAACAGTATCCGACGACAGAAGTTGGGTATGCGGCATTTCTTGCGAGAATAACGGAGTACAAGATAGGCGGTTTCACTGTGAAAATCGGAGTTGAATCAACCGGCAACACAAGATTCTTCAAGGCTCAGGTAGAAAAAGTGGGAGCGCACGTGACGGTAATCAATACGTTGAAATTCAAGGTAATCAACGAATCGACGAAGAAAACCGACAAGCATGATGCTTCGACGATTTCAGAGTTTCTATCAAAGGATATGCTTCCGGAAAGCTATCTGTGCAGTAAGGGAACGGAAAACTTGAGACGGCTTTTGAAATCAAGGGAGCGGCTGGTTCATTCGATTGTCGGACAAAAGAATGAAATTCATGCGCTTCTGGTGAGTATGGGGCTACAGGATGAAAGTCGAAGCCTCCAAAGTAAAAAAGGGCGCCAGGAAGTTCTGGACACCCTGTCGTCGCGTAGCGACCTCGTGCTCGAAGCACAATCAGTAAAACTGATGATTGAAATTATAGAGCAGATGAGCCAATCGGTCAAGCTGATTGAAAAGCAGTTAAGCGAATTAACGAAAGACGATGAAATGGTTAGTCGTCTTATGACGATTCGAGGCTGCGGAAAAATCACGGCATGGATAATCCGCTCGTACACAGAAGATATAGGTAGGTTTGCCAGTGCGAAGAAATATGCGGCCTTTTGCGGGCTTGTGCCATGGGTACAGGATTCAAATGAAACGGTGAGACATGGCAGAATAACCAAGCGCGGTCCTCAGGAATTGAGAACGGCGTACGTACAGTTGGTGTTGGGAATTCGTCGTTGCAAGGATACTTCGGGATGGAGGATCATGCAGCGACTGGATTATATGAAAAAGAACAAAGGCAGCGGCAAATCGATTGTTGCAGCTGCAAGGAAGATGGCAGAAATCGTGTGGGCGTTGCTCACGGGAAAACAGGACTTTGATTCAACAAAGATGATGGGTAGATATAAACCTATGAGTCTTGCTGAACAAGCCCTCGTTGCCATGAATTAA
- a CDS encoding sensor histidine kinase, which yields MDCSFFVSPDVVLDDFSKEQKHHILRIIQEALNNAQTHAKASETSIVIRKGRSENRRSEPVPEQNLQAGEDFICIMIFDDGQGFAGAVQTERERYSQNHFGMSGMEMRAKLLGGSLVVQSNAEAGTEVRLEIPVKSV from the coding sequence ATGGACTGCTCGTTTTTCGTTTCTCCCGACGTTGTGCTTGACGATTTTTCAAAAGAGCAAAAACATCACATTTTACGGATAATTCAGGAAGCCCTGAACAATGCACAAACGCACGCAAAAGCAAGCGAGACAAGCATTGTCATAAGAAAAGGCCGCAGTGAAAACCGCCGTTCCGAGCCGGTCCCGGAGCAAAACTTGCAGGCCGGCGAAGATTTTATTTGCATAATGATTTTTGACGACGGGCAGGGCTTTGCCGGCGCTGTACAAACGGAACGAGAACGATATTCGCAAAACCACTTCGGCATGAGCGGAATGGAAATGCGTGCAAAACTTTTAGGCGGTTCTCTTGTTGTGCAAAGCAATGCGGAAGCCGGAACGGAAGTGCGACTGGAAATTCCGGTAAAAAGCGTATAG
- a CDS encoding response regulator transcription factor: MIPNIILCDDHALLRNGIKSWIETHSKYKVTYEAGTWAECEKIIEAFRSSDCRSSDSPNNHIAVVDISFKAEYSPAAHEENCGFEIIRRFTALGVPCIAYSSHDSGGFVEHAVSSAVGAKGFVSKNADEEILLAAIRAVSDGKTYIQAELVTGLLEVNCISRTFTKKEKLLSDALTIHNTNAEVAAALGITEKTVVNYLTILYDKAGVKNKLEFLEKMGKLN, translated from the coding sequence ATGATTCCGAATATAATTCTATGCGATGACCACGCTCTGTTGAGAAACGGAATAAAAAGCTGGATAGAAACTCATTCAAAATATAAAGTTACGTATGAAGCGGGAACGTGGGCGGAATGCGAAAAAATTATCGAAGCGTTTCGCTCGTCCGACTGTCGCTCGTCCGATTCTCCGAACAACCATATCGCCGTCGTGGATATTTCGTTCAAAGCAGAATATTCGCCTGCAGCCCACGAAGAAAATTGCGGTTTTGAAATAATCCGCCGCTTTACCGCGCTCGGCGTTCCGTGCATCGCGTATTCAAGTCATGATTCGGGAGGATTTGTAGAACACGCCGTAAGTTCTGCCGTCGGGGCAAAAGGTTTTGTTTCAAAAAATGCGGATGAAGAAATTTTGCTTGCAGCGATTCGTGCGGTGTCCGACGGAAAAACATACATTCAGGCGGAACTGGTAACAGGTCTTTTGGAAGTAAACTGCATAAGTCGGACTTTTACCAAAAAAGAAAAACTCCTTTCGGATGCGCTGACGATCCATAACACAAACGCCGAAGTTGCCGCCGCTCTCGGCATCACGGAAAAAACCGTTGTAAATTATCTTACAATTTTGTATGACAAAGCAGGGGTAAAAAACAAACTTGAATTCTTGGAAAAAATGGGGAAGTTAAATTGA